One Pleurocapsa sp. PCC 7327 DNA segment encodes these proteins:
- a CDS encoding glycoside hydrolase family 55 protein, whose product MRSRFAIVTFCSLVLCGLLLAIAFPSCLSGMSSSVTTSVTTKVIHPRVIYPTDANLVNVRDYGAKGDGVTDDTAAIRQAVQENLTQHRTLFFPTGTYLVSDAIEWKGADGIFGAFLTWQGEGSGKTTIKLKDNTAGFSDPTQPKPLTRAGSLGTGELGAGNRAHNNYIFDMTFDIGKGNPGAIGVDFNASNTGAMENVAIVSGDGKGAVGLDLTREVGPCLIKNLTVKGFDIGIRGGSALYNVILENIQLENQNVVGIENQDLVLAIRKLTSINSVPAIRNGGDWSGPIVLIDSELRGGSPQAVAIENSTNIFVRNVSVEGYQAAIRSSDRLIAGPKIEEFVSTAPISLFDSPQKSLNLAIEETPQFFDNNSNNWANVEAYGAKRDDDQDDSDGIQKAIDSGKTTIYFPWGYYNLTKPVIVRGNVRRIIGFNSWLRPDGILFRFENNEHPVIFERFNFEGGGLENAASQPVVVRHSIGPVLLSTPKTSTWFIENVVSTPINLGKGQKLYARQLNCEMPPPNPMIKNDGGLLWLLGYKTEFGNIVAATLDGGKTEILGGLFYPAQGVSDPKMPVLLNRDSSVSAIYREMAFGSTYATQIEETHKGKTKTLKREVLGQGHMVAVPLYVGYEP is encoded by the coding sequence ATGCGTTCTCGCTTTGCCATCGTTACATTTTGCTCTCTGGTCTTGTGCGGTCTGCTATTGGCGATCGCGTTTCCTTCTTGTCTTTCAGGAATGAGCAGTTCGGTAACTACATCAGTAACCACAAAGGTAATTCATCCAAGGGTTATCTATCCCACCGATGCCAACCTGGTGAACGTGCGGGACTACGGCGCCAAGGGCGACGGCGTTACCGACGACACGGCAGCCATTCGCCAAGCGGTACAGGAAAACTTGACCCAACATCGGACGCTGTTCTTCCCAACAGGGACGTATTTGGTCAGCGACGCGATCGAATGGAAGGGCGCAGATGGGATATTTGGTGCTTTTCTCACCTGGCAAGGCGAAGGTTCTGGCAAAACTACTATCAAGCTAAAGGACAACACCGCTGGCTTTAGCGACCCAACACAACCCAAACCTCTAACCAGAGCGGGATCGCTAGGAACTGGAGAGCTTGGGGCTGGCAATCGCGCCCACAATAACTACATTTTTGACATGACCTTCGATATCGGCAAGGGCAATCCTGGCGCTATTGGGGTTGATTTCAATGCTAGCAACACTGGCGCAATGGAGAACGTTGCGATCGTCTCTGGCGACGGCAAAGGAGCCGTTGGACTAGACTTGACCCGCGAGGTCGGTCCCTGTCTGATTAAAAACTTGACAGTTAAAGGCTTTGACATCGGTATTCGTGGCGGTTCTGCTCTCTACAACGTTATCCTTGAGAATATCCAACTGGAGAACCAGAATGTGGTCGGGATTGAGAATCAAGACCTCGTGCTAGCTATCCGCAAGCTGACTAGCATCAATTCAGTGCCTGCCATCAGGAACGGCGGTGACTGGTCGGGACCCATCGTTTTGATTGACTCGGAGCTTCGCGGCGGTTCGCCGCAGGCTGTAGCGATTGAAAATTCCACTAACATTTTTGTACGAAATGTCAGTGTCGAAGGTTATCAAGCTGCCATTCGAAGCTCAGATCGACTCATCGCCGGTCCCAAAATAGAGGAATTTGTTTCTACTGCACCGATAAGCCTGTTCGATTCGCCGCAGAAAAGCCTAAACCTGGCTATTGAGGAGACACCGCAGTTCTTCGATAATAACTCGAACAACTGGGCAAACGTTGAAGCTTACGGTGCCAAACGCGATGACGACCAAGACGACTCCGATGGCATCCAAAAGGCGATCGACTCAGGTAAAACCACGATTTACTTTCCTTGGGGATACTACAACTTAACTAAACCAGTAATAGTACGCGGCAACGTGCGCCGCATCATCGGCTTCAATTCTTGGCTTCGCCCCGATGGGATTTTATTCCGTTTCGAGAATAACGAGCATCCAGTCATTTTTGAGAGGTTCAATTTTGAAGGTGGCGGACTGGAGAATGCAGCATCGCAGCCTGTAGTAGTTCGGCACTCTATCGGACCAGTCTTGCTGAGCACTCCTAAGACCAGCACCTGGTTCATTGAAAACGTCGTTTCTACACCAATTAACCTTGGCAAAGGACAGAAACTTTATGCTCGTCAACTTAACTGCGAGATGCCGCCCCCTAACCCCATGATTAAGAACGATGGCGGTTTGCTTTGGTTGCTTGGGTACAAAACAGAGTTTGGCAACATCGTAGCAGCTACACTCGATGGCGGAAAAACCGAGATACTGGGTGGACTGTTTTATCCCGCTCAGGGAGTTAGCGATCCCAAGATGCCGGTTTTACTCAATCGGGATTCTTCTGTTTCAGCCATCTACAGAGAAATGGCTTTCGGTTCTACCTACGCAACTCAAATAGAGGAAACTCACAAGGGAAAGACAAAAACCCTAAAACGCGAGGTTCTCGGTCAAGGTCACATGGTTGCCGTACCTTTGTATGTGGGATACGAGCCATAA
- a CDS encoding exostosin family protein, translating to MKLKIFSERNCIPQETTYEPILFPFWGKPPESSWSRIFDPYVEMGRSLFEMSSLEEADLAVIPVNWEPVFSSENLSSPIRLVKKAKQAKKPVISFFSGDCSHLELPVESDLVFRHSLYRSVKRVNDFAFPAWSQDLLEKYFNNQLPIRRKQAKPVVGFCGFSVSKTLKTYLKFFLHWSEKLFVQRKIPRYHIGHVLRTLALSILSKSPLIEANFVKRNRLFFHEPNLALQEKIQQEFVQNMRDSDYVFCCRGSGNYSFRFYEALCCGRIPVFLDTDCVLPYDFEIDWKQYCVWVDESELPFIAEKIAEFHDNLSPQEFIDLQHQCRRIWEERISPKGFFANLYRHIPVAFSARSQEERRLLSKIS from the coding sequence ATGAAACTGAAAATTTTCTCCGAACGGAACTGCATCCCGCAAGAAACAACCTACGAGCCAATACTATTCCCCTTTTGGGGCAAGCCGCCTGAAAGCTCTTGGAGCAGAATTTTCGACCCTTATGTAGAGATGGGTCGTTCGTTGTTTGAAATGTCTTCTTTAGAAGAAGCCGATCTAGCCGTCATTCCCGTTAATTGGGAGCCAGTGTTTAGTTCTGAAAATTTGAGTTCGCCAATTCGACTGGTGAAAAAAGCCAAACAAGCCAAGAAACCAGTAATCAGCTTTTTCAGCGGTGATTGTTCCCATCTTGAATTACCTGTCGAAAGCGATCTGGTCTTTCGCCATTCACTATATCGCTCTGTTAAACGAGTCAATGATTTTGCTTTTCCTGCTTGGAGCCAAGACTTGCTTGAGAAATATTTTAATAATCAGCTTCCCATCAGGCGAAAGCAAGCGAAACCCGTCGTGGGATTCTGCGGTTTTTCGGTCAGCAAAACGCTTAAAACCTACTTAAAATTCTTTTTGCACTGGAGTGAAAAGTTATTCGTACAGCGAAAAATCCCAAGATATCATATAGGTCATGTTTTAAGAACTCTAGCGTTGTCTATCCTGTCCAAAAGTCCGTTAATTGAAGCTAATTTCGTCAAGAGAAACCGACTTTTTTTCCACGAACCCAACTTGGCCTTACAGGAGAAAATTCAGCAGGAATTCGTACAAAATATGAGAGACAGCGATTATGTCTTCTGTTGTCGGGGGTCTGGAAACTACTCGTTTCGCTTCTATGAAGCCCTCTGCTGCGGACGAATACCAGTTTTTCTAGATACGGATTGCGTCCTTCCCTACGACTTCGAGATTGATTGGAAGCAATACTGCGTCTGGGTCGATGAGAGCGAACTTCCATTTATTGCCGAGAAGATAGCTGAATTTCATGACAACCTCTCGCCTCAGGAATTTATAGATTTGCAGCATCAGTGCCGCCGGATCTGGGAAGAGAGAATATCTCCTAAGGGATTCTTTGCCAACCTATACCGTCATATTCCCGTAGCATTCTCCGCTCGAAGCCAAGAAGAACGTAGATTATTATCAAAAATCAGCTAA
- a CDS encoding glycosyltransferase family 4 protein: protein MQILSVHSRYQIRGGEEEVFESESGLLREMGHRVEVYEESNDCVADSALWRMALKTIWSDEAYQIASRRLTEHSYNVVHVHNFFPPISPSIYYAAKTKGVPVVQTLHNYRLLCPNALLFREGRICEDCCGKSIPWPGILHGCYRGSRAATGATALMLTVHRAMSTWTEMVDCYIALTEFARQKFIKGGLPADKIVVKPNFVHPDPGIGQGNGGYALYVGRLSVEKGIDTLLAAWERLDGRIPLRIIGDGPLAGQVIEATKRLSQVEWLGRRPMSEVYHLMGEAAMLIFPSKWYETFGRVAVEAFAKGTPVVAAGLGALAELVERDRTGLHFCPGDPEDLAAKVDWLLARPKELARMRREARLEYETKYTAEKNYQQLIEIYKRVRYPCTQLAIADPVS from the coding sequence ATGCAAATTCTGAGCGTACACAGTCGCTATCAGATTCGTGGCGGAGAGGAAGAAGTGTTTGAGTCCGAAAGCGGTCTTTTACGGGAGATGGGACACCGAGTTGAGGTGTACGAGGAGAGCAACGATTGCGTAGCGGACTCGGCTCTCTGGCGCATGGCCCTGAAGACGATTTGGTCTGATGAAGCCTATCAAATCGCCAGCCGTCGTCTAACAGAACACTCCTATAATGTGGTACACGTACACAACTTTTTTCCTCCGATCTCTCCCTCGATTTATTATGCAGCTAAAACTAAAGGAGTCCCCGTCGTACAAACTTTGCACAACTACCGCCTTTTGTGCCCCAATGCCCTCCTTTTCCGAGAAGGGCGTATCTGTGAAGACTGTTGCGGAAAATCCATTCCCTGGCCCGGCATCTTGCATGGCTGCTATCGAGGCAGTCGGGCAGCTACTGGCGCAACTGCTCTCATGCTGACAGTTCATCGTGCCATGTCTACCTGGACGGAGATGGTGGATTGCTATATCGCTCTCACTGAATTTGCCCGACAGAAATTTATCAAAGGGGGACTACCAGCAGACAAGATTGTCGTCAAACCCAATTTTGTTCATCCCGACCCCGGAATCGGTCAAGGAAATGGTGGCTATGCCTTATATGTAGGTCGGCTTTCGGTAGAAAAAGGCATAGACACTCTGCTGGCAGCCTGGGAACGTCTAGATGGACGAATTCCTCTCAGGATTATTGGCGATGGCCCCTTGGCCGGTCAGGTAATCGAAGCAACCAAACGACTTTCTCAAGTGGAATGGTTGGGACGCAGACCCATGTCGGAAGTGTATCATCTCATGGGAGAGGCAGCGATGTTAATCTTTCCGTCAAAATGGTATGAAACCTTCGGTCGCGTGGCAGTCGAGGCTTTCGCCAAAGGAACGCCTGTAGTTGCCGCGGGGCTAGGCGCGCTCGCCGAGCTGGTCGAGCGCGATCGAACTGGTCTCCATTTTTGTCCTGGCGACCCAGAAGATTTGGCAGCCAAAGTAGATTGGCTGCTAGCACGCCCAAAAGAACTTGCCCGGATGCGTCGAGAAGCTCGTCTGGAATATGAAACCAAATACACTGCCGAGAAAAACTACCAACAACTTATCGAGATCTACAAGCGGGTTCGTTATCCTTGCACGCAACTTGCCATTGCCGATCCTGTAAGTTGA
- a CDS encoding glycosyltransferase family 4 protein encodes MKRLKVLMSAYSCEPGRGSEPGVGWNVAREVAKYHDVWVLTRPDESREIIEAELARHPIPNLHFVYFALPFWKDSMRWGQSGAMQIHYYLWQIYAYFVARRLHREIGFEISHHVTFVKYSSPSFLALLPVPFVWGPVGGGESAPGAFWQDFSFRARAYETARSFVRWIGERDPFVYLTAKRSAAIRATTEDTAKRLLKMGATDVQVLPESGLSEDEIARLAQYEMPEGSPVRFISMGRLLHWKGFHLGLRAFAKANLPDAEYWLLGDGPERERLTILAQKLGIASQVKFWGRLPREETLRKLEECHVLVHPSLHDSGGWVCLEAMAAGRPVICLDLGGPAVQVTEKTGFKIPARTPDETVSDMAEAMVRLVRDSQLRKSMGRSGQLLVKNHHSWQVKGKRLVQLYEEIVARQKAIAQTINPKIV; translated from the coding sequence ATGAAACGACTAAAAGTTTTGATGTCCGCCTATTCTTGCGAGCCTGGTAGAGGATCTGAGCCCGGAGTGGGTTGGAATGTTGCTCGAGAAGTCGCCAAGTACCACGATGTCTGGGTGTTGACTCGCCCAGATGAAAGTAGGGAAATCATTGAAGCCGAACTAGCTCGCCATCCCATTCCTAACTTACACTTTGTTTACTTTGCTCTCCCCTTCTGGAAGGATAGCATGCGCTGGGGTCAAAGCGGCGCCATGCAAATCCACTACTATCTCTGGCAGATTTATGCTTATTTTGTTGCCCGTCGCCTACATCGGGAAATCGGGTTTGAAATTTCACATCACGTGACTTTTGTCAAGTACTCAAGTCCCAGCTTTCTTGCCTTGCTGCCCGTACCTTTTGTCTGGGGTCCGGTAGGTGGTGGGGAATCCGCACCTGGAGCTTTTTGGCAGGATTTTAGCTTTCGAGCTAGAGCATACGAAACCGCACGCAGCTTTGTACGCTGGATTGGCGAACGCGATCCCTTCGTATATCTGACTGCCAAGAGAAGTGCTGCTATCCGCGCCACAACCGAAGATACAGCCAAGCGATTGCTCAAAATGGGGGCGACAGACGTGCAAGTTCTTCCAGAATCGGGTCTTTCAGAAGACGAAATCGCGCGTCTTGCCCAGTACGAGATGCCCGAAGGATCTCCCGTAAGATTTATTAGCATGGGTCGGCTTTTGCATTGGAAAGGCTTTCACCTAGGATTGCGTGCCTTTGCCAAAGCCAACTTGCCTGATGCCGAGTATTGGTTGCTAGGCGACGGTCCCGAACGGGAGCGGCTGACAATTCTGGCTCAGAAACTGGGAATTGCTTCACAGGTTAAATTTTGGGGCAGACTGCCAAGAGAAGAAACGCTGCGTAAGTTAGAGGAATGTCATGTCTTGGTTCATCCTAGCTTGCATGACTCAGGGGGCTGGGTGTGTTTGGAGGCAATGGCAGCAGGTCGCCCGGTCATCTGCCTCGATTTAGGAGGGCCAGCCGTTCAAGTAACTGAGAAAACTGGATTTAAAATTCCAGCTCGCACGCCCGATGAAACCGTCAGCGACATGGCAGAAGCAATGGTTCGCTTAGTTCGAGACTCCCAGCTTCGGAAAAGCATGGGACGGAGCGGACAACTGTTAGTCAAAAACCATCATAGCTGGCAAGTCAAAGGCAAGCGCCTGGTGCAGCTTTACGAAGAGATCGTCGCTCGCCAAAAAGCGATCGCCCAAACGATTAACCCCAAAATTGTTTGA
- a CDS encoding glycosyltransferase family 2 protein: protein MSQAHFKEPVYILIPVYNRKETTLACLDNLKKSGDLQRYHVVIVDDGSTDGTAEAVNALYPDVAVLPGNGDLWWTGAMAKAMHYASQQGAKYFIWLNDDCFPEPDALSQLIAFMQAHPDTIVGPSCYVRMSSSLSISTHNAFKGRKGCAARPGEVIYVDGLSGWCVGIPASVFRKIGPPDTYKFPHYSGDDTYILRATRAGFKACVVGDLKVNLFGPVHPKLDFHSYFRPGLTPVATFKALFWSKKSPYRLPTAFFYQTERYGPLLGLSFFTLKLILWLGKWAKLQLMLGLRPKTIEVGDSL from the coding sequence ATGTCTCAAGCTCATTTCAAAGAGCCTGTCTACATTCTCATTCCCGTTTACAATCGCAAAGAGACGACTTTAGCGTGTTTGGACAATCTCAAAAAGTCCGGAGATTTACAGCGCTATCACGTTGTCATTGTAGACGATGGTTCTACTGACGGGACGGCGGAAGCGGTCAATGCTCTCTACCCAGATGTTGCCGTTTTACCAGGTAACGGAGATCTCTGGTGGACGGGAGCAATGGCAAAGGCTATGCACTATGCCTCCCAACAGGGAGCCAAATATTTCATCTGGCTTAATGATGACTGTTTTCCCGAACCGGATGCCCTATCGCAGTTAATAGCGTTTATGCAGGCTCATCCAGACACCATTGTCGGACCTAGCTGCTATGTTCGTATGTCTTCTAGTTTATCCATCAGCACCCACAATGCTTTTAAAGGTCGCAAAGGTTGTGCTGCTCGTCCAGGAGAAGTAATTTACGTCGATGGCTTATCTGGCTGGTGCGTAGGCATTCCTGCTTCTGTCTTCCGCAAGATAGGTCCTCCAGATACCTACAAATTTCCTCATTATTCGGGGGATGATACGTATATTTTGAGAGCCACTCGCGCTGGATTTAAAGCCTGCGTTGTGGGAGATCTCAAGGTCAACCTCTTTGGTCCCGTTCACCCAAAACTCGATTTTCATAGCTATTTTCGTCCCGGTTTGACTCCAGTTGCAACCTTTAAAGCTTTATTTTGGAGTAAAAAATCTCCCTATCGTTTACCCACTGCATTCTTCTATCAAACAGAACGGTATGGTCCGCTTCTAGGACTGTCATTTTTTACGCTTAAGCTAATTTTATGGTTAGGAAAGTGGGCAAAACTGCAATTGATGTTAGGGCTAAGACCCAAAACCATCGAGGTTGGAGATAGCCTATGA
- a CDS encoding glycosyltransferase family 4 protein: MTERVIKQMINDGAALEISQVSSIKNSPRVAWLLQGAGAYYQPIMSEFTRLFPQTRVFTADWPGFLPGFEDSFAVKQVGSIKVLSIPGTSKTYKPSFTYLSPRVVAPLFEFHPDIVFSTGFSIWTILALLLKVWCRWRVVVLYDGSSPGVDYQKSWLRLSQRRLIARIADAFVTNNRIGKTYLTEILGASADKVFARPYLVPHPKTYSQNSENLDLAELQLQHPVFLFVGHLIPRKGLHELLQACSLLEERGYRDYSLLVVGDGSQRLELEEFVKTHNLGKQVKWVGAVKYERVGAYFQLADVFVFPTIEDVWGLVAVEAMIFGKPILCSKWAGAVELVVDGENGYAFDPRNPEQLAQLMSRFIDRVDAIEPMGEKSKQIMTNHTPEAVSKHLAEIVEFVLNKR; encoded by the coding sequence TTGACAGAGCGAGTTATAAAGCAAATGATTAACGATGGTGCGGCTTTAGAGATATCTCAGGTGAGTAGTATCAAGAATTCCCCACGAGTCGCTTGGCTTCTGCAAGGAGCAGGAGCTTACTACCAGCCGATAATGAGCGAGTTTACCCGTCTTTTTCCGCAGACAAGGGTATTTACTGCCGATTGGCCCGGCTTTCTCCCTGGATTTGAAGATTCCTTCGCTGTCAAGCAAGTAGGAAGCATAAAAGTCCTATCAATTCCTGGAACGTCTAAAACCTACAAGCCTTCCTTTACCTACTTGTCTCCGCGCGTTGTCGCTCCCCTGTTCGAGTTTCATCCCGATATAGTTTTCTCTACGGGGTTTTCTATTTGGACTATTCTTGCTTTGCTGCTAAAAGTGTGGTGCAGGTGGCGAGTGGTCGTTCTCTACGATGGCAGTTCGCCAGGAGTGGACTATCAAAAGTCATGGCTGCGCCTATCCCAGCGTCGGTTAATCGCCAGGATAGCAGATGCCTTCGTAACCAATAACCGTATCGGAAAAACCTATTTAACGGAGATACTCGGAGCTAGCGCGGACAAGGTTTTTGCCAGACCCTATCTGGTTCCCCATCCAAAAACCTACTCCCAAAACTCTGAAAACCTCGACCTGGCTGAATTACAATTGCAGCATCCCGTATTTCTCTTTGTCGGACATCTCATTCCGAGAAAGGGTTTGCATGAATTATTACAAGCTTGCTCCTTGCTTGAAGAGCGGGGATATCGAGACTACTCGTTGCTCGTGGTTGGGGATGGGTCGCAGCGCTTAGAACTAGAAGAGTTTGTCAAAACCCATAACTTAGGAAAACAAGTCAAATGGGTTGGCGCTGTCAAGTATGAACGAGTAGGAGCCTATTTTCAGCTAGCCGATGTTTTTGTTTTTCCTACCATCGAGGATGTTTGGGGTTTAGTTGCAGTCGAAGCCATGATATTTGGCAAACCCATTCTCTGTTCCAAATGGGCAGGAGCAGTAGAACTGGTAGTCGATGGGGAGAATGGCTATGCGTTCGATCCTCGCAATCCCGAACAATTAGCACAATTAATGAGTCGCTTTATCGATCGCGTCGACGCGATCGAGCCAATGGGAGAAAAATCCAAGCAGATTATGACCAATCATACCCCAGAAGCTGTATCAAAGCATTTAGCTGAAATTGTTGAATTCGTTCTGAATAAGCGATAA
- a CDS encoding glycosyltransferase — MQTESLTTPADKVEKPGSLRENAQNPERQDLELGARQLLVFELAYGGHYASYIRHLAEYWRKEELPGYLNFVVSPTFVRHHPDVIEIASSYDRKNLNFVSITPGEEAALIPRKSFVHRALRSFQEWKLLRKYATLLKADSCLLLYFDSFQAAIASGASLPCSFSGIYFRPTFHYNTFAGYVPTWKNRLQHWREKYIILPRVMHHPRLRNLFCLDPFVIRFMERFGSQVKTIHLPDPVQVYEMPQQEKLKQFRTSLGIEPGRQAFLLFGALYDGRKGIRELLEAISTLSPSLCQKLCLLLVGQIFLTDESPIQKRIAEITQSLPVQIVVRDGFIPEREVQLYFQSADVILAPYQRHVGMSGTLVQAAAAQKPLLVSDYGLMGEIAHRWQLGLTVDSTVPSEIAKGITQFLLQGTDKLGDRAKMKAFAEQNSAENFASSILQHLLTA; from the coding sequence ATGCAAACTGAGTCTTTGACAACACCAGCTGACAAGGTTGAGAAGCCAGGTAGTTTAAGGGAGAATGCCCAAAACCCAGAGCGCCAGGATTTAGAGCTTGGCGCTCGCCAACTCCTAGTCTTTGAACTCGCCTACGGCGGACATTATGCAAGCTATATTCGGCATCTGGCTGAGTACTGGCGTAAAGAAGAATTACCAGGATATCTCAACTTTGTTGTTTCGCCAACTTTTGTGCGACACCATCCCGATGTCATAGAGATTGCTTCGAGTTACGATCGGAAAAACCTAAACTTTGTAAGCATTACTCCAGGGGAAGAGGCGGCTCTGATTCCCAGAAAATCTTTCGTCCACCGTGCCCTGCGTTCCTTTCAAGAGTGGAAACTGCTGCGCAAGTACGCAACTTTACTCAAAGCCGATAGCTGTCTGCTCTTATATTTTGATTCTTTTCAAGCAGCGATCGCTTCGGGAGCGTCCCTACCCTGTTCCTTCTCAGGCATCTATTTCCGACCGACCTTTCATTACAATACCTTTGCTGGCTACGTGCCAACTTGGAAGAATCGCTTGCAGCACTGGCGGGAAAAATACATTATCCTGCCTCGCGTCATGCATCACCCCAGGCTCCGCAATTTATTTTGTCTCGATCCTTTTGTTATCAGATTTATGGAGCGATTTGGCTCTCAAGTAAAAACGATTCATTTGCCAGATCCCGTTCAGGTGTACGAAATGCCTCAACAAGAAAAGCTAAAGCAATTCAGAACGAGCTTAGGGATAGAGCCGGGCAGACAGGCATTTCTCTTATTCGGGGCATTATACGATGGGCGCAAAGGGATTCGCGAACTGCTAGAAGCCATTTCAACCTTATCGCCTAGCCTCTGTCAAAAACTCTGTCTTTTGTTGGTCGGTCAAATATTTCTCACCGATGAGTCGCCAATACAAAAGCGAATCGCAGAAATTACTCAGTCTCTCCCCGTGCAGATTGTCGTTCGCGATGGGTTTATCCCCGAACGAGAAGTTCAACTCTACTTCCAAAGCGCAGACGTCATTTTGGCTCCCTACCAGCGTCACGTTGGCATGAGCGGCACTTTAGTGCAAGCGGCAGCAGCCCAGAAACCACTTTTAGTATCCGATTACGGTTTGATGGGAGAAATTGCTCATCGCTGGCAGCTGGGATTAACGGTAGACTCGACAGTTCCCAGCGAAATTGCCAAGGGAATCACTCAATTTTTGCTCCAAGGAACGGATAAGTTGGGCGATCGCGCCAAAATGAAAGCCTTCGCAGAACAGAATTCAGCTGAAAACTTTGCCAGTTCGATATTGCAGCATCTTTTGACGGCATAG
- a CDS encoding glycosyltransferase family 4 protein, whose amino-acid sequence MKILHLAMHESSGAGHAASRLHLGLLKERADSSMLVFQKGSQHQSVIELDKPTAFFKKIQEKLFGRTISQIWGHNNTFSINATPSLIQNRIKSFKANVINLHWVGWEFLRIEDLKNLQVPLVWTLQDMWPFTGGCHYSQECDRYIHSCGACPQLRSIKESDLSRWVWQRKAQAWKDINLTVVAPSTWMANCASSSSLFKNRRVEVIPFCLDTEQYKPLDRQKARELLRLPQDKQLVLFGALSATRDRRKGFQLLVPALQNLSKAGWRERIELIVFGSSEPDNPIDLGFKAHYLGPLDGTSLVRAYSAADVMVVPSIQESWGQTASESLACATPVVAFKATGLKDIVDHQQNGYLANPFEIEDLAQGIAWVLEDAERHQKLRFSAREKAEREFALELQARRYLSVYSEILEGRDREKKAALEPLNTTAEKVIIS is encoded by the coding sequence ATGAAAATTCTACATTTAGCAATGCATGAAAGTTCGGGGGCCGGACACGCTGCTTCGCGCTTGCACCTCGGACTACTCAAGGAAAGAGCAGATTCTTCGATGCTAGTTTTCCAAAAAGGGTCACAGCATCAATCGGTTATCGAATTAGACAAGCCAACCGCCTTCTTCAAAAAGATCCAGGAAAAATTATTTGGCAGGACAATCAGCCAAATTTGGGGGCATAACAACACCTTTTCAATCAATGCAACCCCTTCTTTAATTCAGAATCGAATTAAAAGTTTCAAGGCTAACGTCATCAATCTACATTGGGTTGGCTGGGAGTTTTTAAGAATAGAAGACCTCAAAAATCTTCAGGTTCCTCTGGTTTGGACGCTCCAAGATATGTGGCCGTTTACTGGAGGCTGTCACTACAGCCAAGAGTGCGATCGCTACATCCATTCTTGCGGTGCTTGTCCTCAGCTTCGTAGCATCAAGGAATCGGATTTATCGCGCTGGGTATGGCAACGTAAAGCCCAGGCTTGGAAGGATATTAATTTAACCGTTGTTGCGCCTAGCACGTGGATGGCTAATTGTGCGAGTTCTAGCTCCCTTTTCAAGAATCGACGAGTCGAAGTGATACCTTTTTGTCTCGATACCGAACAATATAAGCCTCTCGATCGGCAAAAGGCTCGCGAACTTCTAAGGTTACCTCAGGACAAGCAACTCGTTCTTTTTGGAGCGCTCAGCGCTACTCGAGATCGCCGGAAAGGGTTTCAGCTTCTAGTTCCAGCCCTACAGAACCTAAGTAAGGCTGGATGGCGAGAGCGAATAGAACTGATTGTCTTTGGGTCATCGGAACCCGACAATCCCATCGATTTAGGCTTTAAAGCGCACTACCTGGGCCCATTAGATGGCACCTCATTGGTTCGTGCCTATTCGGCAGCAGATGTCATGGTCGTGCCATCAATTCAGGAATCTTGGGGACAAACGGCTTCCGAGTCGCTTGCTTGCGCTACGCCAGTCGTTGCTTTTAAGGCGACGGGATTGAAAGACATTGTTGACCATCAGCAAAACGGTTATCTAGCGAATCCCTTTGAAATTGAAGATTTAGCGCAAGGAATTGCTTGGGTGCTAGAAGATGCAGAACGCCATCAAAAACTGCGCTTTAGCGCTCGCGAGAAAGCCGAGCGAGAATTTGCCCTAGAGTTACAAGCACGTCGCTACTTGTCTGTTTACAGCGAAATTTTAGAGGGACGCGATCGCGAGAAGAAAGCAGCCCTGGAGCCTTTAAATACTACAGCTGAGAAAGTTATTATTTCCTAG